The genome window AAAATTAAAACAGACCGCTGGCGTGTTGGACTTGACCGATCCACAGCGCCGGCAGCGGTTGCTCGACATCACCCCGGTATCCGAAGTCTGGGGGATTGGGCGGCGGCATACGGAAAGTCTCGCCCGCATCGGCATCACCACCGCCGGCCAGTTGGCGCGCATGGATACCCACTTTGTCCGCAAGCAATACTCCGTGGTCATGGCGCGCACCCTCATGGAGCTGAACGGCGAATCCTGCCTGGATCTGGAAGAGATCACCCCGGCGAAAAAGCAGATTGTCTGTTCCCGCTCCTTCGGCGAAAAGATCAGCGACAAAAATCAGGTCCGCCAGGCCCTCTGTGAGTTTGCCGCCCGTGCCGCCGAAAAGCTCAGAAAAGAGAAACAACGGGCAACCGTCATCACCGCTTTTATCCGCACCAGCCCTTTTGATAAAAACGCACCCTACTACGGCAATGCCGCTACCGGTCGTTTTTTTCAACCAACCTCCGATACCCGGCAGCTGGCCGGTATGGCCACCAATCTGTTTGAACGGATCTGGAAAGAAGGTCATCGTTACGCCAAGGCCGGTGTCATGCTGGGGGACTTTACCCCCGAACAGCAGCTGCAATACCCCCTGTTTGCTCACTCCGAGGATACCGACACCGCTGATCGACTGATGCTCGCTATCGACAGCATCAACAACACCGGTATCGGTAAGATCTGGTTCGGCGGGCAGCGCCCGAAGAAAGACTGGTACATGAAGCAGGATCTCAAGTCACCAGCCTATACGACGCGCTGGGAGTGTTTGCCGGTGGTGAGGGTGTGAAATCTATAAAACGAGTATCTAAGATAAAAATTGAATCATAAGCAGTCATGCTATATGGTTGCATTTATTATGATAACGGCAAACGCAGTCGGTGATGAGGTAATAGCAGCCTTTTGCATCCGGAGGGGATAGTGAGAAGGAACGACAATCACAATTAATAAATCTGGGCCAGACTGAATGCTTATGGTGTTCTGTCTGGTTTTTTGTTTTTCTGGGGGATATTCGTGAATGTATATTGACGATATCTTCTGATTGATTTCTGACCACACTTCAAGGAGAGGCGTATGTCGCCTTCCGAACAAGAAGCACGCCAACAAATTGATGCCCTGCTGACCAAAGCCGGTTGGCTGGTGCAGGATGCCGGTGCCGCGCACATCCATGCGGGACGGGGTGTGGCAATCCGTGAATTTCCGTTGCCCGGTCACGGCTTTGCCGATTATCTGCTGTATGTCGACGGCAAAGCGGCAGGGGTCATCGAAGCAAAAAAGACCGGAACCACCTTAACCGGCGTCGAAACCCAATCCGATAAATACACCAAGGGGCTACCTTCCAGCTTGCCCTGTTGGCACCATCCGTTGCCATTCTCTTATCAGTCTACAGGCGTCGAAACTCGTTTCACCAACGGTCTTGATCCCGATCCCCGTTCGCGTGGCGTATTTGCCTTCCATCGTCCGGAAACTTTGGCCGCATGGCTTACCGCTGCCTATGCTTTTACCGGCACCTCTTCTGATCTTGATGGTGCGTCCTTAGCGGCAGAGTCTGTCAGCGCAAGTTTTCTCGCCCGCCTGCAACAGATGCCCGAACTTGTCACCGAGGGGCTATGGCCGGCGCAGATCAAAGCAATTACCAATCTCGAAGAATCTTTGCGAGCTAACCGACTGCGGGCGCTCATTCAGATGGCCACCGGCAGCGGTAAAACCTTTACCGCCATCAGCTTCATCTATCGTTTGATTAAATTCGCCGGAGCCAAGCGGGTGTTGTTTCTGGTTGATCGCGGTAATCTCGGACGGCAGACCCTCAAGGAGTTTCAGCAGTATGTATCGCCTTACAACAACTTCAAGTTCAGCGAGGAGTACATCGTTCAGCGTTTGACCTCCAGCACCATCGACACCACCGCCCGCGTCTGCATCTGCACCATTCAACGGCTCTACTCCATCCTCAAGGGGCGCGATTTGCCCGAGGATCTGGAAGAAGAGAATATCAACGGCGGCAGCGGGCTCATCCGCGAACCCGAGCCCATCGAGTACAACCCAACGATTCCCATCGAAACCTTCGACCTCATCATCACCGATGAGTGCCATCGCTCCATCTACAACCTGTGGCGGCAGGTCCTGGAATATTTCGACGCCTCTCTCATTGGCCTCACTGCCACACCGAGCAAGCAAACCTTCGGATTCTTTCAGCAGAATCTGGTCATGGAGTACGGCCATGAACAGGCCGTGGCCGATGGGGTCAACGTCAATTACGATGTCTATCGGATCAAAACCGCCATCACCGAACGGGGCGGTCAGGTCGAAGCCGGCTACTATGTTGACAAGCGCGACCGGGAGACGCGCGCCGTGCGTTGGGAACAACTCGACGACGATTTCCAGTACGACCCCAACCAGCTCGATCGGGACGTGGTCGCCATCGACCAGATCCGCAAGGTCATCCAGACCTACCGCGATAAACTCTTTACCGAAATCTTCGCCGGCCGCAGCGAGGTGCCCAAAACCCTGATCTTCGCCAAAGATGATTCCCACGCTGAGGACATCGTCAAGATCGTGCGTGAGGAGTTCGGTAAGGGGAACGATTTTGCCCAGAAGATTACCTACCGCACCACCGGAGCCAAGCCGGAAGATCTGATTGCATCGTTTCGCAACAGCTACAATCCCCGCATTGTCGTTACCGTCGACATGATCGCCACCGGCACTGACATCAAAGCGGTTGAGGTGGTGTTTTTCATGCGCAGCGTCAAATCTCGCGCCTATTTCGAGCAGATGAAGGGGCGCGGGGTACGCATTATCAACGACAACGACCTGCAAGCCGTCACTCCCGATGCCGTCACCAAGGATCATTTCGTCATTGTCGATGCCGTGGGAGTCTGCGAACAGGATCAGACCGATTCACGCCCGATGGAGCGCAAAAAGAACGTCAGCTTTGAAAAGCTGCTTCAGGCAGTTGCCTTCGGCAATGCCGAGGTCGATGTGATATCATCCGTCGCCGCACGTCTGTCCCGTTTGGAAAAGAAACTCACTCCGGCAGAACAACACCAGGTTCAGGAATTGAATGGCGGGAAAACTTTAAAATCCCTGACCGGCGATCTGGTCGCCGCCCTCGACCCGGACCGGCACCTTGCCGCCGCCCAAGAGCTCTCCGGACAACAGGAGCCGGATGAAAAACAGATCCGTAAGGCAGCAACGCAACTCATCAGCGAAGCGGCCAAGCCCCTGTGCGATCCGAACCTGCGGGATCTGCTGCTGGCCATCAAGAAGAAGAACGAGCAGATCATCGACACGGTCAGCCCCGACACGGTTATTTTTGCCGGTTTCACCGAGGAAAAGGCCCAAAGCGTGATCGCATCCTTCGAGCAGTTCATCGCCGACAACAAAGATGAAATCACCGCCTTGCAGGTGCTGTACAGCAAACCCTACAAGCAGCGGCTGCGCTTTGAGGATGTGCGCGAATTGGCAGAAAAGCTGGTCGCCCAGGTCGAGCAGTTGCGCATCTACCAGACTCATCCGCAGGGGTGGGAAAAGCGCGTGCCGGATGAATTGTGGGCCGCTTACCAGAAATTGCAGGCAAGCAAGGTGCGCGGCGCGGCAGGCAATCATATCCTGACCGATCTGGTCTCGCTGGTGCGTTTTGCCATGCAGCAGGATAATGAACTGGTGCCGTTTCCCGAAAAGGTGCAGGTGAATTTCCGCGCCTGGGTTGAACAGCAGCAGGCGAGTGGCAAGAGTTTTACCGCTGAACAGCGCAACTGGCTGGAGATGATCCGCGACCATATTGCCGCCAATTTGCTGATTGAGACGGAGGATTTTGATTATGCGCCCTTTGCGCAGGCGGGTGGGATAGGGAAGGTTTGGCAATTGTTTGGGGATGATTTGAGCAAGATTCTGGTTGAGTTGAATGATGCGTTGGCAGCGTAGGGGCGGGTTTGAAACCCGCCCTTACGGTGTTCGTCCCCGCGTCGGGGGTATTTCGTTGTGATGTGGTTGAGGCGGGTGTGTAGGGGCGGGTTTGAGACCCGCCCTGACTGCGGAGGGTATATGGCCTACAATCCAGATATTCATCATCGGCGATCCATCCGCTTGCGCGATTATGATTATTCCCGCACCGGGGCGTATTTCGTGACGATCTGCGCCTGGCAGCGTGAATGTCTTTTCGGTGAAGTGGCCGATGGGATGAATGCTTTAAGCCCGAACGGGCAGATTGTTCTAGATGTCTGGGAAAATTTGCCCCATCATTACCCACATGCCGAATTGGATGAATTTGTGGTCATGCCGAATCACGTCCACGGGATTATTGTGCTCCACGGCGAGACCCACACAGATCGACCAGGGGCGGTTGATGTAGGGGCGGGTTGTGACGTGAAGGTAGAGGCGGTGAAGGTAAGGGCGGGTTGTGGTGTGAAGGTAAGGGCGGGTTTGAAACCCGCCCCTACGGTGATGCCAATGAAACGTCATGGATTGTCGGAAATTGTGCGCGGATTCAAAACATTTTCCGCACGGCGAATCAACCAGCTGCGTGACACCCCCGGCGTGCCGGTGTGGCAACGCAATTATTACGAACGGATTATCCGTGACGAACGCGAATTAGAAGCGATTCGGCAATATATAAATGACAATCCAATAACATGGCATGATGACGAAAATCATCCGTGCCGGGTGTGATGACCCACCTTGTAGGGGCGGGTTTGAAAGCCGCCCCTATCGAACCAAAAAATCAATTTGAATGAGGCGTTGGCGGCGTGAGTAATTTGCATACTGAAGGTTTACCAGAAGGCTGGACATCCGCCAGGGTTGATGAGGTCTGCGATGTAAACCCTCGGCTGAATAAATCTGAAATTTCCGATGACCTTTTGGTTTCCTTTGTCCCAATGCCTGCCGTAGGTGCAGGAGATGGATCAATTGATGTCTCTCAAAAACGACCAGCCTCTGAGGTCAAGAAAGGTTTTACTGCTTTTAAGCAAGGAGATGTTCTTTTTGCAAAGATAACTCCTTGCATGGAAAACGGAAAAATGGCCGTTGTCCCCAAGGTTATAAACGGTTATGGGTTTGGATCAACCGAATTCCATGTGCTACGTCCCAAAGAAGGGGTTGAGGCCCGGTACGTTTACTATTATGTGTCAAGCCAGAACTTTCGTGGTGTGGCCGAACGCTATATGACTGGTGCCGTTGGGCAAAAGCGTGTCTCAACAAAGTACCTTAAAGAACAAAAGATCCCTCTTGCCCCGCTGGCACAACAAACCCGCATCGTCGCGGAAATCGAAAAACAATTCTCCCGCCTCGACGAAGCCGTCGCCAATCTCAAGCGCGTCAAGGCCAACCTCAAACGCTACAAAGCCGCCGTCCTCAAAGCCGCCGTCGAAGGCAAACTCACCGAAGAATGGCGGACATCGAACGTAGGGGCGGGTTTGAAACCCGCCCCTACGGAAACCGGTGCCGAACTGCTTCAACGTATCTTGGCCGAACGGCTGGAAAAATGGCAGGGGCGGGGGAAATACAAAGAGCCGGTTGCGCCGGATACCAGTGGTTTGCCGGAGTTGCCGGTGGGGTGGGTTTGGGCGAGTGTTCTTCAAGCCTGTGATACGGTTGTTGACTGCCACAATAAGACAGCGCCTTATACTGACGGCGGAATTCCGCTTGTCAGGACGAGCAACATTCGTGACGGCAAGCTTTTGTTCAACGATATCCGTTATATTGATCAACCGACATATGAATTCTGGTCAAGAAGATGCCCACCTCAACCGGGCGATGTTCTTTTCACACGCGAGGCACCGATGGGTGAGGCAGCCATCATCCCGCCCGATGTCAAGTTATGCATGGGACAAAGAATGATGTTGATGCGGCCTTCTTGTGCGATTTTGGGACCGTATCTCCTTATGTCTCTCTTATCTCCTGTCGTTAAACGATGGATTGATTTAATTGCTGTAGGTTCTGGTGTCAAACATCTGCGAGTTGGTGATGTCGAGTTATTACCAATCCCTCTCCCCCCCCGCGCCGAACAACACCAAATCGTCGCCGAAGTCGAACGCCGCCTCTCCGTCGTCACCAAGGCCGAAGCACAAGTCGATGCCAACCTGCGCCGCGCCGAGCGCCTGCGTCAATCCATCCTAAAACAAGCCTTCTCCGGCCAACTCGTCCCACCGGATTGCTGCGAGGGGGAAACCGCATGAGTGAAATTGTCATTTATAAATCTGACGAAGATGGAACAACCCGCCTTGAAGTTCAGCTTGACCGCGAGACCGTCTGGCTGAACCTCAATCAGATGGCAGATCTTTTTCAGAGAGATAAATCTGTAGTTTCCAGGCATTTGAACGCTATTTTCAATAGTGGCGAATTGGTGCGGGAGGCAACTGTTGCAAAAAATGCAACAGTTCAAACTGAAGGTGGGCGTGAAGTACAAAGAATCATCGAATATTTCAGCCTGGACGTTATTATTTCCGTCGGCTATCGCGTCAATTCCAAGCCCGGAATTCAATTTCGCCAATGGGCCACCCGTATTTTACGCGACCATCTGGTTAAGGGATTTACCGTCCATGAGCAACGGTTACGTGAAGAGGCGGCGAAATTCAAGGAGCTGCGCCAGACCGTTGATCTGCTGGCCCGGACACTGTCCTCCCAGGAACTGGTCAACGATACCGGCAAGGATGTGCTGCGGGTCATCACCGATTACGCCTACGCCTTGGCTACCCTGGATCGCTACGACCACGGGACGCTGGCCATCGAGCAGACAACCCGCGAGACGCTGCACATCATCGACTATGAACAGGCGATCGGCATCGTCCATGCCATGAAGGGGGAATTTGACGGGCTGTTCGGCATCGAGAAGGATCAAGGGTTCAAGAGCGCCCTGGGCACTATTTATCAGACCTTCGACGGCAAGGAACTTTATCCGAGTATCGAGGAAAAGGCCGCTAATCTGCTTTATTTCGTGGTCAAGAATCACGCCTTCAGCGATGGTAACAAGCGTATCGCCGCCGCCATCTTTATCTATTTTCTGGCCGGCAACGGCATCCTCTATCGATCCGACGGCTCCAAGCGCCTGGCCGACAACGCCCTGGTGGCACTGACATTGCTCATTGCCGAAAGCCGACCTGAAGAAAAAGAAACCATCGTTAAAGTCATCGTCAATCTCATCAATCGGAGCAACGATTAAATCTTATGACCCCAGCCGCAATTGTCAGCAAACTCTGGAACTTCTGTAACGTCCTGCGCGACGATGGCATGAGCTACGGCGACTACGTCGAACAGCTCACCTATCTGCTGTTTCTCAAAATGGCTGACGAGCGCACCAAAACGCCCTACAACCAGCCGAGTTCCGTGCCTGCCGAATGGGCTTGGCCGAAGCTGATCAACAAAGACGGTGACGAGCTGTTCGACCATTACCGCCACACCCTGGAAAACCTCGGTAACGAAAAAGGTCTGCTCGGGCTGATCTTCACCAAGTCGCAGAACAAGTTTCAGGATCCGGCCAAGCTGCGCCGCCTGATTGTCGACCTGATCGACAAGGAAAACTGGTCGGTGATGAGCGCCGACGTTAAGGGCGATGCCTATGAGGGGCTGCTGGAAAAGAACGCCCAGGACACCAAATCCGGTGCCGGTCAGTATTTCACGCCGCGCCCTTTGATTCAGGCGATGGTCGATGCGATTGTTCCCAAACCGGGAGAAACCATCTGTGATCCGGCCTGCGGCACTGGCGGTTTTCTTTTAGCTGCCCAGGATTACATCGTTCAGCACCATCCCCACATGACCAAGGTTGAGCTCAAGCAACTTAAAGAAAGCACCTTTCAGGGCTGCGAGCTGGTGCAGAGCACGGCGCGTCTGTGCGCCATGAACCTGATGCTGCACGGTATCGGCGGTAACGGCAGTCGCCTCCCCCTGGCGGTGGGAGATTCTCTGGCGGCTGATCCGGGAGATCGCTACGATATCATCCTGACCAATCCACCCTTCGGCAAGAAAAGCAGCACCACCATCGTCGCCGAAGACGGCAAGGTAGCCAAGGAAAAGGAGATCATCGAACGCGATGATTTCTGGGCGACCACCTCGAACAAGCAGTTGAACTTCATCCAGCACGTCAAAACCCTGCTTAAACAGAACGGCCGCGCCGCCGTAGTGGTGCCGGACAACGTACTGTTCGAAGGGGGTG of Desulfuromonadaceae bacterium contains these proteins:
- a CDS encoding DUF4113 domain-containing protein, whose translation is KLKQTAGVLDLTDPQRRQRLLDITPVSEVWGIGRRHTESLARIGITTAGQLARMDTHFVRKQYSVVMARTLMELNGESCLDLEEITPAKKQIVCSRSFGEKISDKNQVRQALCEFAARAAEKLRKEKQRATVITAFIRTSPFDKNAPYYGNAATGRFFQPTSDTRQLAGMATNLFERIWKEGHRYAKAGVMLGDFTPEQQLQYPLFAHSEDTDTADRLMLAIDSINNTGIGKIWFGGQRPKKDWYMKQDLKSPAYTTRWECLPVVRV
- a CDS encoding DEAD/DEAH box helicase family protein, yielding MSPSEQEARQQIDALLTKAGWLVQDAGAAHIHAGRGVAIREFPLPGHGFADYLLYVDGKAAGVIEAKKTGTTLTGVETQSDKYTKGLPSSLPCWHHPLPFSYQSTGVETRFTNGLDPDPRSRGVFAFHRPETLAAWLTAAYAFTGTSSDLDGASLAAESVSASFLARLQQMPELVTEGLWPAQIKAITNLEESLRANRLRALIQMATGSGKTFTAISFIYRLIKFAGAKRVLFLVDRGNLGRQTLKEFQQYVSPYNNFKFSEEYIVQRLTSSTIDTTARVCICTIQRLYSILKGRDLPEDLEEENINGGSGLIREPEPIEYNPTIPIETFDLIITDECHRSIYNLWRQVLEYFDASLIGLTATPSKQTFGFFQQNLVMEYGHEQAVADGVNVNYDVYRIKTAITERGGQVEAGYYVDKRDRETRAVRWEQLDDDFQYDPNQLDRDVVAIDQIRKVIQTYRDKLFTEIFAGRSEVPKTLIFAKDDSHAEDIVKIVREEFGKGNDFAQKITYRTTGAKPEDLIASFRNSYNPRIVVTVDMIATGTDIKAVEVVFFMRSVKSRAYFEQMKGRGVRIINDNDLQAVTPDAVTKDHFVIVDAVGVCEQDQTDSRPMERKKNVSFEKLLQAVAFGNAEVDVISSVAARLSRLEKKLTPAEQHQVQELNGGKTLKSLTGDLVAALDPDRHLAAAQELSGQQEPDEKQIRKAATQLISEAAKPLCDPNLRDLLLAIKKKNEQIIDTVSPDTVIFAGFTEEKAQSVIASFEQFIADNKDEITALQVLYSKPYKQRLRFEDVRELAEKLVAQVEQLRIYQTHPQGWEKRVPDELWAAYQKLQASKVRGAAGNHILTDLVSLVRFAMQQDNELVPFPEKVQVNFRAWVEQQQASGKSFTAEQRNWLEMIRDHIAANLLIETEDFDYAPFAQAGGIGKVWQLFGDDLSKILVELNDALAA
- a CDS encoding transposase; translation: MAYNPDIHHRRSIRLRDYDYSRTGAYFVTICAWQRECLFGEVADGMNALSPNGQIVLDVWENLPHHYPHAELDEFVVMPNHVHGIIVLHGETHTDRPGAVDVGAGCDVKVEAVKVRAGCGVKVRAGLKPAPTVMPMKRHGLSEIVRGFKTFSARRINQLRDTPGVPVWQRNYYERIIRDERELEAIRQYINDNPITWHDDENHPCRV
- a CDS encoding restriction endonuclease subunit S, which translates into the protein MSNLHTEGLPEGWTSARVDEVCDVNPRLNKSEISDDLLVSFVPMPAVGAGDGSIDVSQKRPASEVKKGFTAFKQGDVLFAKITPCMENGKMAVVPKVINGYGFGSTEFHVLRPKEGVEARYVYYYVSSQNFRGVAERYMTGAVGQKRVSTKYLKEQKIPLAPLAQQTRIVAEIEKQFSRLDEAVANLKRVKANLKRYKAAVLKAAVEGKLTEEWRTSNVGAGLKPAPTETGAELLQRILAERLEKWQGRGKYKEPVAPDTSGLPELPVGWVWASVLQACDTVVDCHNKTAPYTDGGIPLVRTSNIRDGKLLFNDIRYIDQPTYEFWSRRCPPQPGDVLFTREAPMGEAAIIPPDVKLCMGQRMMLMRPSCAILGPYLLMSLLSPVVKRWIDLIAVGSGVKHLRVGDVELLPIPLPPRAEQHQIVAEVERRLSVVTKAEAQVDANLRRAERLRQSILKQAFSGQLVPPDCCEGETA
- a CDS encoding virulence protein RhuM/Fic/DOC family protein, with amino-acid sequence MSEIVIYKSDEDGTTRLEVQLDRETVWLNLNQMADLFQRDKSVVSRHLNAIFNSGELVREATVAKNATVQTEGGREVQRIIEYFSLDVIISVGYRVNSKPGIQFRQWATRILRDHLVKGFTVHEQRLREEAAKFKELRQTVDLLARTLSSQELVNDTGKDVLRVITDYAYALATLDRYDHGTLAIEQTTRETLHIIDYEQAIGIVHAMKGEFDGLFGIEKDQGFKSALGTIYQTFDGKELYPSIEEKAANLLYFVVKNHAFSDGNKRIAAAIFIYFLAGNGILYRSDGSKRLADNALVALTLLIAESRPEEKETIVKVIVNLINRSND
- a CDS encoding type I restriction-modification system subunit M, which produces MTPAAIVSKLWNFCNVLRDDGMSYGDYVEQLTYLLFLKMADERTKTPYNQPSSVPAEWAWPKLINKDGDELFDHYRHTLENLGNEKGLLGLIFTKSQNKFQDPAKLRRLIVDLIDKENWSVMSADVKGDAYEGLLEKNAQDTKSGAGQYFTPRPLIQAMVDAIVPKPGETICDPACGTGGFLLAAQDYIVQHHPHMTKVELKQLKESTFQGCELVQSTARLCAMNLMLHGIGGNGSRLPLAVGDSLAADPGDRYDIILTNPPFGKKSSTTIVAEDGKVAKEKEIIERDDFWATTSNKQLNFIQHVKTLLKQNGRAAVVVPDNVLFEGGAGETIRRKLLHECNVHTLLRLPTGLFYAQGVKANVFFFDRKPASETPWTKKLWIYDLRTNMHFTLKTNSLGRSDLDEFVTLYNAGNLNQRTSTWSEDNPAGRWRCYDYTDLIARDKASLDVFWLKDDSLEDSDNLPEPGVLAAEIVADLEAALEQFRLIAEDLGEEDIVGK